The Weissella confusa DNA window ACTTCTTAGCAACTATCGCAAATGCTTCTTGGGTCGACTTACCTTGTGCTTGCAACATTTCATATGCATGCCAGCTTTCAACATCGACATAATCATTCATGCTATCGAAATCCGGGTCCACCATACCGATTTCTTCACCCATATAGATATAAGGTGTGCCACGATTCAAATGAATGCTGGCCGCCAACATCTTGGCACCGACTTCGCGGTAGGCATCCCCATCAATGAAACGGTTCAATGCCCACGGTTGATCGTGATTATTCCAGAACCACGCATTCCAACCACCACCTTGCGACATCCCCGCATTCCATTCATGCAACAAATCACGCAACTGCTTGAAGTCGGCTGGTGCATCCGTCCACTTTTGCCCTGCTTCATAATCCACCTTCAAATGCTGGAAGTTAAACGTCATCGATAATTCATGGCGATCAGGTCGCGTGTACATAATGCAGTTTTCGACAGTCGTTGAACTCATCTCACCAACTGTCATGATGCCATCACGTTTTCCAAAGGTTGCAGCATTTAGCTCTTGCAAGTAATCATGCACCACCGGCGTATCAGTGTACTCAGCCTTCCCCTCATTCACGTCGTTATCACGCAACAACTCATCTTTACCAATCACATTAATCACATCAAAGCGTAAGCCAACCGCACCTTTATCCAACCAGAAATTCACCACATCTTGCAGTTCACGACGTACGGCTGGATTGCGCCAATTCAAATCAGCTTGCGTTTCATCATATAGATGCAAGTAGTACTTGCCGGTGTCTCCGAACGGTGCCCAAGCACTGCCACCGAATTTAGACGGCCAATTATTCGGCGTATCACGCAGAATGAAATAATCTTGATAGGTTTCGTCACCGGCCAATGCCTTTTGGAACCACTCGTGTTCGGTCGACACGTGGTTAAGAACCATATCTAACATTAATCCCATGTCATATTCTCGGGCGACCGCAACCAGTTGCTCAAAGTCAGCCATCGTTCCAAACCGTGGATCAACCGCCGTATAGTCAGAAATATCATAACCATTATCACGCTGCGGTGAAGGATAGAACGGATTCAACCAAATGACATCAACCCCCAAATCAGCTAGATAGGGCACCTTTTCAATAATGCCGGGCAAATCACCAACGCCATCGCCATTCGAATCATTGAATGACTTGGGATAAATTTGATACACCACTTTATCGTGAAAACTCATCACTATGCCCCCTGCGCTGTCTTAAAGACATTCTTCTTTTCAGTAGTCTTGGCAACTTCGGTATCACTATCCTTGAAGCCCCAGAAGTAAACACACAAGAATGACACCGCGATTGTCGCTGCACTACCAGCCCAAAAGGCCCAGAAACTCATATCGATTCCCGTCTTCGGATTGATAAATGATGGGAACCCAATCAAAGATCCAGTGAATCCCCACATATCAATCTTCATCAAGCCAGCAATGAAGCCACCCACGGCACCACCGATATTGGCCATCCAAAAGACGCGACCGTACTTCAAATTAATACCGTACACAGCTGGCTCGGTAACACCAGCGAAACCAGACAAGGCGCCGGCCAAACCAAGACCCTTTATGTTAGCTTGCTTTGACTTAACGAATACTGCTAATGCACCAGCTGCTTGCGCAATCATTGAGAAGTTAATCAACCCGTTCAATACCGAGTGTCCCGTCGTCGCCAAATCGTTTGAAAGTAGCGGAATGACCATCCAGTGTAAGCCGAAGATTACCAAGCACTGGTACAACCCGCCGATAATCAAACCTGCAACCGCTTCGTTTGCTGTCACCAACAAGTGAATCAACCAAGCCATTCCGGCTGAAATCAATGAAATCACCGGTCCCATCACACACAGGATAACGGCCGTGACAATGAATACCGTGAACAATGGCTGGAAAATTGAACGCAACGACACTGGTAATACCTTCTTAAACCAGTTGCCGACTGGTCGTGCGAGCCATGCCCCAAAAATGATTGGGAAAATTGAATACGTATATTGTGGAATGTGAATTGGCAGTCCGAAGAAATCGGCATTCAAAGGTACCCCGAACAATTCGTTCATCCCCTTCGTTGGTGCGCTCCACAATTCAGCAATCGTTGGGTGAACCAATACACCCGCAATCGCTGCCACTGTGATTGGATCCGACTTCAATTGTTTTGCAGCTGAGAATCCAACCAAGATTGGCAAGAAGTAGAACGCCGCATCACCCATCGCGTTGATGATGGTGTATGTCGCTGAATCCGTATCAATCAAATGGAAGTTAAACGTGAACAACGTTAGGAACCCTTTCAGAATTCCTGACGCTGCCAACAAGCCAATCACCGGCATCATTGACCCAGTAATCGTCGCAATCAGCAACTTAAAGCCATGTGACACCCAACCCAGCATTGTCGTTGGCTTCGGTGCTTGTGTTGTCGTTGTTTCTTCCACGTCCGTTTGACCCAAAATTTTGGTCACTTCATCGTAGACATCAGCGACCTCTTGCCCAATAACTACTTGATATTGGCCGAGTTGTTCGTTGTAAACCGCTCCAGCCACGCCTGGCATCTCACGAATCGCTTCTGAGTCCGCTTTGGTTTCGTCCTTCAGGTAAAAACGCAAACGCGTAATACAATGAATCACCTTGTTGACGTTTTCCGGCCCACCAACAGCTGTCACAATATCATTCGCTAACGGTCGATAATCTTTCGCCATAACCTCGTCCCCCTACTTAGCCTTTGCCGTAGCGATTTCTTCACCAGCATTTGTTGCAGCATCTTCCTGAAAAATCATCGTCATCGATGACAACTTATCAGCCGTATTTGTAATCAGGATCATCGTCGTCTTTGGCAACCCGGCCTCATCAACCTGCGCCCAATCGGCCGTAGCAATGACATCGCCGGCCTCCACAATATCACCAACCGACACCGTAATCTTGAACGGCGCCCCATCTAGCGAAACCGTATCAATTCCCATATGCAATAAAATCTCTAACCCGTCAGCACGCTTAAACCCAACCGCGTGTCCTTGCACCATTGTCACTTCCCCACTGACCGGTGCAACGATTTCATTTCCAGTCGGTTCGACCGCAAAGCCATCGCCCATCATGCCACCAGCAAAAACTGGATCAGAAACATCTTCTAACTCAATTACTTGACCCATAACCGGGTTGTATAGTCGTTGATCCAACACTGCTGTTTTCTTCTTCCCAAATCCAAACATCATTTAATCCCCCGTACTTATAGTTAGTCATCACTCGACAATTTCATTATATTGAAACCGCTTACAAATTACCTAAATCTTTCGACGGATTTTTTGCCGTTTTTAAAATCTCCTTAACAAAGCCCGCCTAGGTTGGGCTTTTGGGCAAATTAAAAACCGAATTCAACCTGCCATGTGGCAAATGAATTCGGTTTGTTATATACTGAAATCGTGGCGGAGCACCGCAAAGTCACACTTTATTGATGATAAAGATTAGACCACGGCTACCGGCGAAAGTTTCCGTGGTTTTTCACTGCACAAACAGCCCTCGTATCGGCATTGCCGACGCGAGGGCTGTTTTCTGTTTATATCTATTGTTTCTTCGGCAACTTGAATGTCTTCGCCGCCTTCATGATGATACCCGTGATATCACCCGGTGTAACCTTTTCACCTGACTCTAGTTCATTCACAATGGCCCAGCCGATTGCTTCGGTCAATCCAACCGCGGTCGCCATTGAGATTGCTGCACCGGTTGTCGTCCCAATACCAGGGATAAACTTCAATGCATTCCCCACGACACCACGGCCGAATGATGTCGCGGCGACTGCCCAGACGGCACCGCGTACGGCACCTTCCATCACCTTTTGATTATATGCCTTGAATAAAGACGTAATCATCGTGACTTGAATCGGTACAAGCAACGTCGCGTCCGTGAACGGAATTGGTGACAAGGCCACCGCACCGGCTGCGCCTGATGCTGAGTGAATAATGTTTTTTGCTTTTTCATTTGGTGTCATAATTCCACCTCCATACGGTTATTATACCTAATCACAATAAATTAAAAACCGAATTCGACCTGCCAATCTGGCAAAGTCGAATTCGGTTTTTTCATATCATTACCAGATCATCACGCGGTCTTCTGGTGCGCGGTACATCTTATCAGATGGTTGCACATCAAATGTCGTGTAGAAGTCATCGAAGTTAGAAACCGTCACGTTAACACGGAACTTAGCCGGTCCGTGGACGTCTGAGGCAGCCAACAATTGCATGATTTCTGGGCGAGCCTTTTGACGCCAGATAGTTGCCCAGCTCTCGAAGAAGTCCTTCGCCGAGAAATCATCATCGCGCTTTGCGGCAGCCAAAGCAGCAGCCACACCACCCAAGTCAGCGACGTTTTCAGAAACCGTCAACTTACCATTAACCTTGGCACCGTATGAATCCAAGCCGTCGAACTCATCAACAACCTTTTGCGTACGCTCCTTGAAGGCTTCGTAGTCTTCTTCCGTCCACCAGTCGTTCAAGCTACCATTTTCATCGAATGACGCACCGTTCGTGTCAAAGGCGTGTGAAATTTCGTGCGCGATAACTGCACCAATACCACCGTAGTTCGCTGATGAAGATTGGTCCAAGCTGTAGAATGGCGCTTGCAAAATAGCCGCTGGGAATACAATTTGGTTTTGTTGTGGATCGTAGTATGCATTCACCATGTGAGCCGGCATGTGCCACTCCCCACGGTCAACCGGTTGATTCCACTTTGACCATTGATAAGCCACCGCTTGGGCACGGAACTTTTCAGCCGTTTCAAACAAATCAGCCCCATCGTCCACAATCTTGTCCTTGTATCGGTCAGGCAACTTTTCTGGATAACCGATGTGTGGCACAATCGCATCCAACTTCACCACAGCCTTATCGCGCGTAGCTTGTTGTAGCCAGTCAGCTGATTGCAAACGTTGCTTGTAGACATCAATCATCGTCGCAACCTTTTGCTCAACGTCTTGCTTAGCAGCTTCAGAGAACTTCTCACCGGCATACCACAAACCAAGCGCTTGCGTGTATGGCCCAGCAGCCAAGTAGTAGGCTGCCTTTTGCTTGTTCAACGCTTCGGGTGTTCCTGACAACGCACGGCCGTAAGCACCACCCAAGACACGAATCTCGTCTGATAGGTAGCTTGTAAAGGCGTTCGCGATACCAACAATCAACGTTGCTTGCAACAATGGCCAAGCTTCTTCAGAGAAGAATTGATCTGATGCAGCCCAGAAACGCTCTTCTGGCACAACAATCATATCTGGCGTCTGACCAGTCATCGCTTGTAGCACATCGTCCATTGGCAATTGCGTCAACGCCGTGAAGTCGGCCCACTTGTATGGGTGGTACAACTTAGCGTACTCAGCAGACTCTTCTTGGCTCAAGACAACCTTGGCAATACGGGCGTCATAGGCAATGTACTTATCCAACAAATCTTTGATTTCATCAGCTGAGAAACCAAACTTTGGCAACAAGTCTTCTTGCGCAGCACGCCACTTTGCCAACAATTCCTTACCTTGTTCGTGATCTTCGGCATAGTACGTCGTATCTGGCAAAATCGTGCCCAACGCATCGGCCCACAAGACATTCGTACGCGCATCCTTGAAGTCAGGTGCAATGCCAACTGGGAAGGCATTTGGCAAACCTTCCTTTTCCAACTCAACGATGTGGTTCTTAAAGTCCGCAAATGATTCAAACGCTTGGTAGCGCGCAATCAATGGCTTAACCGGCTCCGTGCCCAGCGCATCACGAGTCTCCCAATCTGACGTCAAACGGTGGAACTTAATGAAGTTAGTCAAGATGTCGTCAGTTGGCGCATCCTTGCCTTCCATCCAAGCATCAGTCGTTTCCAACATCATCTCTTCAATTTCGTCAGCCAAATCGCTGAAGCCACCCGTACGTGACTTATCCGCAGGAATCACAGCTTGCGCTTCCCATTCCTCGTTGATTGCATCATAGAAATCATCTTGTACTCGTGTTGCCATGTGCATTACCTCGTTCTTATTATTTCTCACTATTCTAACACTGAACCATGAAATAAGCCCGAAGGATATGCGGATGTTATCGTGCGAAATACATTTGAACGAGCACCGGGATGATTGTTATAACAATCATTTCAACCGCCAACATAATCCATATCTTTATTAATAGCCTATCAATATGTTTGCTGATCATTTCGCCAATATTCTTTTTTAACTCAGCAAGTTCAGCATCCTTATTTAACCTGATTACCTCACGTTCCAATCGCTCAAACTCCTGCTTCGTCACATATTGATCCATAGTTACCTCCCGGAACAGTAAACACTGTCACATTTCTCCCCTAAACGACAAAAGGAGCACCGCAGCTGCGGTACTCCAATCAGTAATTTCAGAATAACATATCTAATTTTTAGTAGCAATGAAACTACTTGCCAGCCAAGGCCATCTTGGCTTGCTTGATGCGGATGATCTTACGAATCAAGACACCGATAATCGTGGCCACAACGACCATCAAACCAGCGAACCACAAGAACTCTGAACGTAACGTTCCTGATGGCAACGTATCACCTGGTACTTGCTTACCAGTCACCAACAAACGGTGTGAGTTAACACCAACTGGCGTACAACTGACCAACGTCACCAAATTTTCCTTCGGGTTCAACTTAAAGGCATTTTGCATCTTGTCGGGCTTCATCACACGAATCTCGACAACCTTATACGTCATCGTCTTACTACCCAGTGCTTCGATGTAGAACTTGTCGCCCTTCTTCATCTTACCCAAGTCCGTGAACAACTTTGAGGTTGGCAAACCTGAGTGCGCCATGATGGCCGTGTGCAAGCCTTCCTTGTTGGCTTGTGGCAAAGACGTACCTGGCACAATACCAGCACCCGTACGCAACACCTTTTCCTTCACGGAATTGTAGATTGGCAAACGCAGTCCACCGATTTCAGGAATCGACAAGACGCCCAATGGCTTACCAGCAATCTTCGTCAAAGAAGAGTTCTTTCCCGTCTCCAAATCCTTCTTTTGGTTCAGCTCAATCATCGCCTTCACCACATCCGGATCCGTATTGCCATTTGTGCTTTGCGCCTTCTTCTTAATCTCTTCGTTACGCTTGTCAGCTTCAGCTTGCAACTTCGCCTTTTCATTGGCGTTCATTTGCGCAGCTGTTGAGCGATAGTTGTTAACAACACCTGATTGGTGAGTCGCTTCATACGCTTGCGTCACAATCGGGTATGAGAAGATGCTCAATCCCACAATAAATAGAATCCAGGTAGACCAACTGGCCCCGGCCATAAACTTCTTTTTCTTCTTTGCCATTCTTTTCTCCCCCGAGTTAATAGCTAAATATGTACCCCGCCGATCACCCGGCGAGCAAACTAATCAAATTAGTCATTGTTTTGTGCACGACGCTTCTTAATCAAAGCAATCAAACCTGCTAATCCAAGCAACGTCAACAAACCACCAAGGGCCGTTGCCGTGTATGGCAAGATTCCACCAGCGTGCGTTGGCGTATCATTGATTTGTGGCGTTACTGGTTGAGCTGGTTGCTCGCGGTAGTTAGCCACCGTGATATCATCAGCCGTTGCAGCACCGTTGATCTTACCCGATTGTGTGTTTGACAACGTGAAGTAGTGTGGCTCCGTCATCAACTTGTAGCCTGATGGTGCTTCACGCTCAATCAATTGGTAATCACCGCCGGCCAAACCACAGTATTGCAAGTATCCGTCAGGACCTGAATAGTGAGTCGTAGCGTTGTCTTCACGAACCGTCCACAAGATGTCTCCCATCGGATCAGATGCGTTTGAGTGCATTGAAGCCATCGGCTCACCAGTCTTCACATCTTCGTGCATGAAGTATACCCAGCGTGTCTTGCCGGCCTTCACATCATCACGCAGTTGTTGGACATCTTGTTCTGAGGCCGTACGCTTCATGTTAGGGAAACGCTTCGCCGTATACATTTCAGCGATGATTTCATCAATGTTATTTGATGTCACCTTAACACCCAAATCGAAGCCGGCGCCGGCCAAACCGTTGGTAATGTTACCATTGGCGTCAGTCTTGACGTCGCCATCAGTCTTGATGATTTCCCATCCAGCCATGAACGTGTGCGTCTTATCGTCGTCTGATCCGCCGTCGTACTTCGTGTTGTAATCCAAATCAATCTTGTTGACCAAGTGATCGGCTTGCAACGCCGTGTTACCAGCTGAGTTAATCTTCCAGCTCAAGTTCCATGAACCGTCATCAGCACCTTCGGCCAACAACTTTTCGATCAAAGCGCCCATCGCTTGACGACCTGAAGCCGTCATATCCAACACGATTTCACCATTTTCAACTGGCTTCGTCCAGTCAACGACACGGGCTGGGTTAGCTGAATCACCTTGTCCAACGAATGTGTACGTACTCTCATGTCCGAACAAGTTGAATGCTGATGAATCAAAGCCATCGGCCAAGCCAGTTAC harbors:
- a CDS encoding PTS glucose transporter subunit IIA, which produces MFGFGKKKTAVLDQRLYNPVMGQVIELEDVSDPVFAGGMMGDGFAVEPTGNEIVAPVSGEVTMVQGHAVGFKRADGLEILLHMGIDTVSLDGAPFKITVSVGDIVEAGDVIATADWAQVDEAGLPKTTMILITNTADKLSSMTMIFQEDAATNAGEEIATAKAK
- a CDS encoding M13 family metallopeptidase, with the translated sequence MATRVQDDFYDAINEEWEAQAVIPADKSRTGGFSDLADEIEEMMLETTDAWMEGKDAPTDDILTNFIKFHRLTSDWETRDALGTEPVKPLIARYQAFESFADFKNHIVELEKEGLPNAFPVGIAPDFKDARTNVLWADALGTILPDTTYYAEDHEQGKELLAKWRAAQEDLLPKFGFSADEIKDLLDKYIAYDARIAKVVLSQEESAEYAKLYHPYKWADFTALTQLPMDDVLQAMTGQTPDMIVVPEERFWAASDQFFSEEAWPLLQATLIVGIANAFTSYLSDEIRVLGGAYGRALSGTPEALNKQKAAYYLAAGPYTQALGLWYAGEKFSEAAKQDVEQKVATMIDVYKQRLQSADWLQQATRDKAVVKLDAIVPHIGYPEKLPDRYKDKIVDDGADLFETAEKFRAQAVAYQWSKWNQPVDRGEWHMPAHMVNAYYDPQQNQIVFPAAILQAPFYSLDQSSSANYGGIGAVIAHEISHAFDTNGASFDENGSLNDWWTEEDYEAFKERTQKVVDEFDGLDSYGAKVNGKLTVSENVADLGGVAAALAAAKRDDDFSAKDFFESWATIWRQKARPEIMQLLAASDVHGPAKFRVNVTVSNFDDFYTTFDVQPSDKMYRAPEDRVMIW
- a CDS encoding PTS transporter subunit EIIC, with protein sequence MAKDYRPLANDIVTAVGGPENVNKVIHCITRLRFYLKDETKADSEAIREMPGVAGAVYNEQLGQYQVVIGQEVADVYDEVTKILGQTDVEETTTTQAPKPTTMLGWVSHGFKLLIATITGSMMPVIGLLAASGILKGFLTLFTFNFHLIDTDSATYTIINAMGDAAFYFLPILVGFSAAKQLKSDPITVAAIAGVLVHPTIAELWSAPTKGMNELFGVPLNADFFGLPIHIPQYTYSIFPIIFGAWLARPVGNWFKKVLPVSLRSIFQPLFTVFIVTAVILCVMGPVISLISAGMAWLIHLLVTANEAVAGLIIGGLYQCLVIFGLHWMVIPLLSNDLATTGHSVLNGLINFSMIAQAAGALAVFVKSKQANIKGLGLAGALSGFAGVTEPAVYGINLKYGRVFWMANIGGAVGGFIAGLMKIDMWGFTGSLIGFPSFINPKTGIDMSFWAFWAGSAATIAVSFLCVYFWGFKDSDTEVAKTTEKKNVFKTAQGA
- a CDS encoding DUF697 domain-containing protein, with product MTPNEKAKNIIHSASGAAGAVALSPIPFTDATLLVPIQVTMITSLFKAYNQKVMEGAVRGAVWAVAATSFGRGVVGNALKFIPGIGTTTGAAISMATAVGLTEAIGWAIVNELESGEKVTPGDITGIIMKAAKTFKLPKKQ
- a CDS encoding class C sortase, which encodes MAKKKKKFMAGASWSTWILFIVGLSIFSYPIVTQAYEATHQSGVVNNYRSTAAQMNANEKAKLQAEADKRNEEIKKKAQSTNGNTDPDVVKAMIELNQKKDLETGKNSSLTKIAGKPLGVLSIPEIGGLRLPIYNSVKEKVLRTGAGIVPGTSLPQANKEGLHTAIMAHSGLPTSKLFTDLGKMKKGDKFYIEALGSKTMTYKVVEIRVMKPDKMQNAFKLNPKENLVTLVSCTPVGVNSHRLLVTGKQVPGDTLPSGTLRSEFLWFAGLMVVVATIIGVLIRKIIRIKQAKMALAGK
- the treC gene encoding alpha,alpha-phosphotrehalase, producing the protein MSFHDKVVYQIYPKSFNDSNGDGVGDLPGIIEKVPYLADLGVDVIWLNPFYPSPQRDNGYDISDYTAVDPRFGTMADFEQLVAVAREYDMGLMLDMVLNHVSTEHEWFQKALAGDETYQDYFILRDTPNNWPSKFGGSAWAPFGDTGKYYLHLYDETQADLNWRNPAVRRELQDVVNFWLDKGAVGLRFDVINVIGKDELLRDNDVNEGKAEYTDTPVVHDYLQELNAATFGKRDGIMTVGEMSSTTVENCIMYTRPDRHELSMTFNFQHLKVDYEAGQKWTDAPADFKQLRDLLHEWNAGMSQGGGWNAWFWNNHDQPWALNRFIDGDAYREVGAKMLAASIHLNRGTPYIYMGEEIGMVDPDFDSMNDYVDVESWHAYEMLQAQGKSTQEAFAIVAKKSRDNSRTPMQWDDSDNAGFTTGTPWLKVGTHYKDINVADEMLNGGIRSFYQQLITLRKTEPVIAEGDYEPWIPEHNQVYAYIRHLDGMQLLVLNNFSNEVTKISIPECFVTGDVLISNYDDVAVAGVQRLEPYQTLAIISRKA